The following proteins are co-located in the Myroides profundi genome:
- a CDS encoding helix-turn-helix domain-containing protein codes for MPIIVNLDVMMAKRKISLNELAERVGITVSNLSILKTNKAKAIRFSTLEAICKELDCQPADILEYVNED; via the coding sequence ATGCCAATAATAGTAAACCTTGATGTCATGATGGCTAAGCGAAAGATATCGCTTAATGAGTTGGCTGAGCGTGTAGGTATCACCGTGAGTAATCTATCCATACTCAAGACCAATAAGGCGAAAGCCATACGCTTTAGTACATTGGAAGCAATCTGTAAAGAATTAGATTGTCAACCAGCTGATATACTAGAATATGTAAATGAAGACTAA
- a CDS encoding DUF2975 domain-containing protein: MKIGFDEGYDSARSISTNPYYITIKNSTEYNAKLTTNHNSPKIAVTDSTSRIRVDDVPFSYSFLRTVMIMSSFIFIGFIVYALYNSFTILKFLYKGETVSRIQIKRIKVLASILLGLAIYENILEYLSTYEASRIASLYNLEAVKGDFNFTMFFIPLILLMIVEVLKQHLRLKEDAELII; this comes from the coding sequence ATGAAAATAGGTTTTGATGAAGGATATGACAGCGCAAGAAGCATTTCAACAAATCCTTACTATATAACAATCAAAAACAGTACAGAATACAATGCAAAATTAACTACTAATCATAACTCACCTAAGATAGCAGTAACTGATTCAACAAGTAGAATTCGTGTAGATGATGTTCCTTTTAGTTATTCATTTCTTAGAACTGTTATGATAATGAGTTCATTTATTTTTATCGGCTTTATAGTCTATGCCTTATACAATAGCTTTACTATTCTAAAGTTTTTGTACAAAGGAGAAACTGTTAGCCGTATTCAAATTAAACGTATAAAAGTACTAGCTTCTATACTTTTAGGTCTTGCTATTTATGAGAATATACTCGAATATCTATCTACTTACGAAGCATCAAGAATAGCATCTCTATATAACCTAGAAGCTGTAAAAGGTGATTTTAATTTCACAATGTTCTTTATTCCTTTAATTTTGCTGATGATTGTAGAAGTATTGAAACAACATTTGCGTCTAAAAGAAGATGCAGAACTAATTATCTAA
- a CDS encoding DUF2975 domain-containing protein codes for MKLKILTVILIFIYTLSFINEFNTADITGAFNRGREQGSGTESNIHYITVKSPKRESSEFINTLNNDSIEVEDSTSILRIEDNTSNILLTTSKFFIMFLFTIALVYSFSKTIRYLKKLFKGNYLSLEQITRLRQLAYALLLCGILGNLVAFIDNYEASRIASLYNLEAVKGNFNFTMFFIPLILLMIVEVLKQHLRLKEDAELTI; via the coding sequence ATGAAATTAAAAATACTAACAGTCATATTAATATTTATATACACACTATCCTTTATTAACGAATTTAATACAGCAGATATCACAGGCGCATTTAATAGAGGACGTGAACAAGGGAGTGGCACAGAAAGTAATATTCATTATATAACTGTCAAATCTCCTAAAAGAGAGAGTTCAGAGTTTATAAATACATTAAACAATGATAGTATAGAGGTAGAAGATTCTACTAGCATATTAAGAATAGAAGACAACACTTCTAATATATTATTGACAACTAGCAAATTCTTTATTATGTTTCTATTCACAATCGCTTTAGTCTATTCCTTTAGCAAAACGATTAGGTACTTAAAGAAACTTTTTAAAGGTAACTATCTTAGTCTAGAACAAATTACTCGTCTGAGGCAACTTGCATACGCATTATTGTTATGTGGAATACTAGGCAATCTAGTAGCTTTCATAGATAATTATGAAGCATCGAGAATAGCATCACTATATAACCTAGAAGCTGTAAAAGGTAACTTTAATTTCACAATGTTCTTTATTCCTTTAATTTTGCTGATGATTGTAGAAGTATTGAAACAACATTTGCGTCTAAAAGAAGATGCAGAACTAACCATATAA
- a CDS encoding DEAD/DEAH box helicase: MLDNKYTSLYFTSLVDIINNTELTTRAKYRLLRNLLEKICKYVVKDEVISLSNLFSRLSFICNKYNASRVIHSFRMISNDLTKHDSAELELYLATYWMDVNDFISYVFQVPVPDENRSYYPFPIQRLALKHNEFEQIIDKLRVNVLGIKDNLLLCDVENAEDGQPIRVQINEEGVNATFSSIEKIWKGATLHLINVGVDDHQIHHPKIFILEPDYLIDVSAIAECFQDYGTSSLSFIKSKFDEIPNNKYLLIGNFANAVMDELVGAEDAQTVNFDTVFVHHFENYPFEHTACPDILDIEQFKQYRYDCETHFNTIKRVYLEEFVHYGITNEGDINLEPSFLCNTYGVQGRLDLLHSIKKDNLKTTIVELKSGGTVYPDDGVGVKPNHTVQLYLYHLMLSVVYDIPYREIGNEKYLSGFIFYSKPRTNNLRKDQINLRRVQAICELRNRIVLNEHILKSDDLEKVALLLHYVKGENIVRNPNLNTKFKDMLYKQIDMFTSVLEKCSELERTYFYSFVSFIAREQYISKLGASDYEGSHGLASLWIDSAEVKKDKYSILYDLEIIENKIFEEEKQIIFRRTLVDDFVNFRKGDVCVLYPRDHDTDTAVKHQIFKCTIQSITKETVAVVFRHKQRGINYFNQYRLWALERDSMDSSFTSMYKSLYAFMNAPKNKREVILNVLPPRQGINYGFYKPTLSVEQNRILNNALSAEDYFVLNGPPGTGKTSHIIKELVEELYTNTNQNILLLAYTNKAVDELCGAVTDALEHVSAIDKFVRIGSPLSSSQKYADYLVSTIIKRESDALEKSGRRFTRNVLSNIIRNNRVFLSTVATMSSKNDVFKLKKFDTVIIDEASQILEPQIIGLLPKCKRFIMIGDHKQLPAIVVQSDTLSKTNNPLLEQIGLADRRNSLFERLYNFCELNKLNYAHDTLTYQGRMHREIAAFPNIAFYEGKLKEAYTLENLTTVAKSSLQRQVAPLNLKSVDNDLLSTILAQKRVFFVNVEEHHAGQQKKTSEKEADFVVCLLQKIEQLNQLNGCSTDLTKQVGIIAPFKNQIALIKNKLEGSDILNAEDIVVDTVERFQGGQRDIIICSFTINEVLQLDGVVSLNDDQSVDRKLNVALTRAKEQMIIIGNAEVLSHNSIYKEMITHIKEQRGYFEYDSL; the protein is encoded by the coding sequence ATGCTTGATAATAAATATACTTCCTTATACTTTACCTCATTAGTAGATATTATCAATAATACAGAACTGACTACTCGTGCTAAGTACAGACTACTTAGAAATCTACTAGAGAAAATATGTAAGTATGTAGTAAAGGATGAGGTAATCAGTCTTTCTAATCTATTCTCTCGTCTATCCTTTATCTGTAATAAGTATAATGCGAGCCGTGTTATCCACAGTTTTAGAATGATTAGTAATGATTTGACTAAGCATGATTCTGCAGAGCTAGAGCTATATCTAGCGACCTACTGGATGGATGTAAATGATTTTATATCTTACGTATTTCAGGTGCCTGTACCTGATGAGAATAGATCATATTACCCATTTCCTATTCAGAGGTTAGCCTTGAAGCATAACGAGTTTGAGCAGATCATTGATAAGTTGAGAGTTAATGTATTGGGTATTAAGGATAATTTACTCTTATGTGATGTAGAGAATGCAGAAGATGGACAGCCTATACGAGTACAGATTAATGAAGAAGGAGTGAATGCTACATTTAGTTCTATAGAGAAAATATGGAAGGGAGCTACACTACACTTGATTAATGTAGGAGTAGATGATCATCAGATACATCATCCGAAGATATTTATACTAGAACCAGATTACTTAATAGATGTGTCTGCTATAGCAGAGTGTTTTCAAGACTATGGGACTTCTTCATTGAGCTTTATAAAGTCGAAGTTCGATGAGATACCTAATAATAAGTATCTACTCATCGGTAACTTTGCTAATGCTGTAATGGATGAGTTAGTAGGTGCAGAAGACGCGCAGACAGTAAACTTTGATACAGTCTTTGTGCACCACTTTGAGAACTATCCTTTTGAGCATACGGCTTGTCCTGATATATTAGATATAGAACAGTTTAAACAATATCGATATGACTGTGAAACTCATTTTAATACGATCAAGAGAGTATATCTTGAAGAGTTCGTACATTATGGTATCACGAATGAGGGAGATATTAACCTAGAACCGAGTTTTTTGTGTAATACTTATGGGGTACAGGGACGTTTAGACCTTCTTCATAGTATAAAGAAAGATAATCTAAAGACAACTATCGTGGAGCTGAAGTCTGGTGGGACGGTCTATCCTGATGACGGGGTAGGGGTGAAACCTAATCACACTGTACAGCTGTATTTATATCACCTCATGCTATCTGTGGTATATGATATACCCTATCGAGAGATAGGTAATGAGAAGTATCTGAGTGGCTTTATTTTTTATAGTAAACCAAGAACTAATAATCTTCGTAAAGATCAGATTAACCTTCGTCGAGTGCAGGCGATATGTGAGTTGAGAAATAGAATAGTATTAAATGAACATATCTTAAAGTCAGATGATCTGGAGAAAGTAGCGCTGTTACTCCACTATGTAAAAGGGGAGAATATAGTGCGTAACCCTAATCTGAATACCAAGTTTAAGGATATGCTCTATAAGCAGATAGATATGTTTACATCTGTGCTAGAGAAGTGCTCAGAGTTAGAGCGTACCTATTTTTATTCTTTTGTCAGCTTTATCGCAAGAGAACAATACATTAGTAAGTTAGGAGCGAGTGACTACGAAGGAAGTCACGGGTTGGCAAGCTTATGGATAGATAGTGCTGAGGTCAAAAAAGATAAGTATAGTATCTTATATGATTTAGAGATTATAGAGAATAAAATCTTCGAAGAAGAGAAGCAAATTATCTTCAGGCGAACATTAGTAGATGACTTTGTCAACTTTAGAAAGGGAGATGTCTGTGTATTATATCCTCGAGATCATGATACGGATACAGCAGTGAAGCATCAGATATTTAAATGTACGATACAGAGCATTACCAAAGAAACGGTGGCAGTAGTGTTTCGTCATAAGCAGAGAGGGATAAATTATTTTAATCAATATCGCTTATGGGCGCTAGAACGGGACTCTATGGATTCTTCTTTTACAAGTATGTATAAGAGTCTATATGCGTTTATGAACGCACCGAAGAATAAGAGAGAGGTAATCCTCAATGTACTACCTCCTAGACAAGGGATAAATTATGGGTTCTATAAGCCTACTCTTTCTGTAGAACAGAATAGGATATTAAATAATGCGTTGTCAGCAGAAGATTACTTTGTGCTAAATGGACCTCCTGGTACAGGTAAGACTTCTCATATCATTAAGGAGCTCGTAGAAGAATTATATACCAATACCAATCAGAATATATTACTTCTAGCCTATACTAATAAGGCTGTGGATGAGCTATGTGGTGCGGTGACGGATGCGCTAGAGCATGTATCTGCTATAGATAAGTTTGTGCGTATAGGTAGCCCGTTATCTAGTAGTCAGAAATATGCTGATTATCTAGTCAGCACGATTATTAAACGTGAGAGTGATGCGTTAGAGAAATCGGGTAGGAGATTTACTAGAAATGTTTTGTCTAATATTATTCGTAATAATAGAGTGTTTCTGTCTACAGTGGCTACTATGTCTAGTAAGAATGACGTGTTCAAACTAAAGAAATTTGATACAGTTATCATAGATGAAGCTTCTCAGATATTAGAGCCTCAGATTATAGGGCTACTACCTAAGTGTAAGAGGTTCATTATGATCGGTGATCACAAACAGCTTCCGGCGATAGTGGTACAGAGTGATACGTTATCTAAGACTAATAATCCCCTGCTAGAACAGATCGGGTTAGCGGATAGACGCAATTCATTATTCGAACGATTATATAACTTCTGTGAACTGAATAAGCTTAATTATGCACATGATACATTGACCTATCAAGGGCGTATGCATAGAGAGATAGCTGCATTTCCTAATATAGCATTCTATGAAGGCAAACTAAAAGAGGCTTATACATTAGAGAACTTAACTACGGTAGCTAAAAGTAGTCTACAGAGACAAGTAGCTCCGTTAAACTTAAAGTCTGTAGATAATGATCTATTAAGTACAATATTAGCACAGAAGAGAGTCTTCTTTGTCAATGTGGAAGAACACCATGCAGGACAACAAAAGAAAACAAGCGAGAAAGAAGCTGATTTTGTTGTTTGTCTATTGCAGAAGATAGAGCAGCTTAATCAACTAAATGGATGTAGCACAGATTTGACAAAACAGGTTGGAATTATAGCTCCATTTAAGAATCAGATAGCACTGATTAAAAATAAACTAGAAGGTAGTGATATTCTAAATGCTGAAGATATAGTAGTCGATACAGTAGAACGCTTTCAGGGAGGACAGAGAGATATTATTATTTGTTCGTTTACCATTAATGAAGTACTTCAGCTAGATGGGGTAGTGAGTCTTAATGATGATCAGTCAGTAGACCGTAAGTTAAATGTGGCTCTGACTCGTGCAAAAGAGCAAATGATTATCATCGGTAATGCTGAGGTGCTTAGTCATAATAGTATTTATAAAGAGATGATTACTCATATTAAAGAACAAAGAGGTTATTTCGAATACGATAGTTTATAG
- a CDS encoding alpha/beta hydrolase — protein MKKFLYTLLVPLTLLFAHPITAQEAIEIGKTYTIKSKVLNEDRKIQVYLPAGYNEAQYPNQLYPVIYLLDGESNFNYLTAYLDKLSRYPYPSIPEMIIVGVINTNRTRDLTPTKVSSEEMSTEQAKKIKGENGGNDAFFKFLKEEVFTYVDTNYRTLDYKILIGHSFGGITALNNLLNYTNMFNAYIVHDPSIWWDNKVILREYTDGINQDFKHRRLFLTQVGESENKDHLSDHYSAIKEFDTLLSKHTPATLSYKYVAYEGEDHGSIPLKGNLDGLRYIFDGYRINFKELKNNPTLLQETFKALNKQMHYDFKPTEKFLDTVIKYFSSTGDTNTVNEVTKYKDTLYKK, from the coding sequence ATGAAGAAATTTCTCTATACATTATTGGTCCCTCTAACCCTGCTATTTGCTCATCCTATCACAGCTCAAGAAGCAATAGAAATAGGCAAAACATATACAATCAAATCTAAAGTACTTAACGAAGATAGAAAGATACAAGTATACCTACCTGCGGGATATAATGAAGCTCAATATCCTAATCAACTGTATCCTGTCATTTACTTACTAGATGGAGAAAGTAACTTTAATTATCTAACAGCCTATCTAGATAAGCTAAGTAGATATCCATACCCTTCTATACCGGAGATGATTATAGTAGGAGTCATTAATACCAATAGAACAAGAGATCTGACTCCTACTAAAGTAAGTAGTGAGGAGATGTCTACTGAGCAGGCTAAAAAAATAAAAGGTGAAAATGGAGGGAATGATGCCTTCTTTAAATTCTTAAAAGAAGAGGTCTTTACTTATGTAGACACCAACTATAGAACGCTTGATTACAAAATACTAATCGGTCACTCATTCGGAGGGATTACTGCTCTAAATAATCTACTGAACTATACAAATATGTTTAACGCTTATATCGTACACGACCCTAGTATATGGTGGGATAATAAGGTTATACTTAGAGAATATACTGATGGGATAAACCAAGACTTTAAACACAGAAGACTATTCTTAACACAAGTAGGCGAAAGCGAAAACAAAGATCATCTAAGTGATCACTACAGTGCGATTAAAGAGTTTGATACCTTATTAAGTAAGCATACTCCTGCTACACTGAGTTATAAATATGTAGCCTATGAAGGAGAAGACCATGGTAGTATACCACTAAAAGGAAACTTAGATGGACTGAGATATATATTCGACGGATATCGAATCAACTTTAAAGAATTAAAAAACAACCCAACACTACTACAGGAAACCTTCAAAGCTCTGAATAAACAGATGCATTATGACTTTAAACCGACTGAGAAATTCTTAGACACAGTCATTAAATACTTCTCTTCTACTGGTGATACAAATACAGTAAACGAAGTGACTAAGTACAAAGACACACTATATAAGAAGTAA
- a CDS encoding leucyl aminopeptidase family protein, producing the protein MIQLVNNMKENGNVVFVLSSENKGIVEVPAFLNDFVKAFEEGKKEEDFAKVGSQYFFFVKENENLEKMRLAGNSVRKQLDKKADNLTIVGNGASTLALVEGFMLSNYQFLKYFKEAEEMKFALSNVEVKGDFTAKQISDLNNTVKAVYWARTMVNEPVSFLNATQLATEIEALGKEANFSVKVLGRKEIEDLKMGGLLAVNKGSIDQPTFTIMEYKPANPINKKPIVLVGKGVVYDTGGLSLKPTAGSMDSMKSDMGGAACMAGTIYAAALNDVNVHVIGLVPATDNRPGGNAYAPGDVITMFDGTTIEVLNTDAEGRMILADAIAYATQYDPEVIIDAATLTGAALVVAGDMASCIMGNDEQTIDAIIASGYNVHERLAKLPFWDDYKDLLKSNVADMKNIGGRFAGTITAGKFLEHFAKAPYVHMDIAGPAWMDAPRDYKGNGGTGSGVRTLVDFLTNYKG; encoded by the coding sequence ATGATACAACTAGTAAATAACATGAAAGAAAACGGGAACGTTGTTTTCGTTTTAAGTAGTGAGAACAAAGGAATTGTTGAGGTTCCTGCATTCTTAAATGATTTTGTAAAAGCATTCGAAGAAGGGAAAAAAGAAGAAGACTTTGCTAAAGTGGGAAGTCAGTATTTCTTTTTCGTAAAAGAGAATGAGAACTTAGAAAAAATGCGTTTAGCTGGTAATAGCGTTCGCAAACAATTAGATAAAAAAGCTGACAACCTTACTATCGTAGGTAATGGAGCTTCTACATTAGCTTTAGTAGAAGGATTTATGTTGTCAAACTACCAATTCTTAAAGTACTTCAAAGAAGCAGAAGAAATGAAGTTCGCTTTGAGTAATGTTGAGGTAAAAGGAGATTTTACAGCTAAACAAATCAGCGACTTAAACAATACTGTAAAAGCGGTGTATTGGGCTCGTACAATGGTAAACGAACCTGTAAGCTTCTTAAATGCTACTCAATTAGCAACTGAAATAGAAGCTTTAGGTAAAGAGGCTAACTTCTCAGTGAAAGTATTAGGTCGCAAAGAGATTGAAGACTTGAAGATGGGTGGTTTATTAGCTGTTAATAAAGGATCTATTGATCAACCTACTTTTACTATTATGGAGTACAAGCCAGCTAATCCGATCAATAAAAAACCTATCGTATTAGTAGGTAAAGGAGTAGTGTACGATACAGGAGGATTGAGCTTAAAACCAACTGCAGGTTCTATGGACTCTATGAAGAGTGATATGGGAGGTGCAGCATGTATGGCAGGTACTATCTATGCAGCAGCTTTAAACGATGTGAATGTTCACGTTATCGGATTAGTTCCTGCTACAGATAACCGTCCTGGAGGAAATGCTTATGCTCCAGGTGATGTGATCACTATGTTTGACGGTACGACTATCGAGGTATTAAACACAGATGCAGAAGGACGTATGATCTTAGCAGATGCTATTGCTTATGCTACTCAGTATGATCCAGAGGTTATTATTGATGCAGCTACACTTACAGGTGCAGCTTTAGTAGTAGCTGGAGATATGGCATCTTGTATTATGGGGAATGATGAGCAGACTATCGATGCTATTATCGCTTCTGGATACAACGTACACGAGCGTTTAGCTAAGTTACCTTTCTGGGATGACTATAAAGATTTGTTGAAATCTAACGTAGCAGATATGAAGAATATCGGTGGACGTTTTGCAGGTACTATCACAGCAGGTAAGTTCTTAGAGCACTTCGCTAAAGCACCTTATGTACACATGGATATCGCAGGTCCAGCTTGGATGGATGCTCCTAGAGATTATAAAGGTAATGGTGGTACAGGAAGTGGAGTACGTACTCTAGTTGACTTCTTGACTAACTATAAAGGATAA
- the gcvP gene encoding aminomethyl-transferring glycine dehydrogenase, with translation MKTNAFALRHIGPRPEDMAEMLKTVKADSIEQLINETFPDAIRLKEDLNLAPAMTEYEYLSHIQALGNKNKIFRSFIGLGYNEAVVPAAIIRNVFENPGWYTAYTPYQAEVAQGRLEALLNFQTTVIELSGMEIANASLLDEATAAAEAMILLFDVRTRDQKKNNVVKFFVSEEILPQTLSVLQTRATPFGVELVVGNHEEFNFSEEYFGAILQYPGKHGIVADYADFINQAKAKDIKVAVAADIMSLVLLTPPGEMGADVVVGTTQRFGIPLGFGGPHAAFFATKEEYKRSMPGRIIGVSKDADGNFALRMALQTREQHIKREKATSNICTAQVLLAVMASFYAVYHGPKGLTNIASLIHAKAVTVATELGKLGIEQVNANFFDTILVKADAAKVKPIAEANSINFNYINANTISISLNETVELADINAIVNVFAQATGKTATEVTALSTEVKYQDKLKRTSKFLEHAAFNSYHSETELMRYIKKLERKDLALNHSMISLGSCTMKLNAAAEMLPLSNAQWNNVHPFVPADQAQGYLEMLHGLEEKLNVITGFAGTTLQPNSGAQGEYAGLMAIRAYHHSRGDFQRDIALIPASAHGTNPASAAMAGMTVVVTKTTPEGNIDVADLKAKAEQYKDNLSCLMVTYPSTHGVYESAIMEITQIIHDNGGQVYMDGANMNAQVAITNPANIGADVCHLNLHKTFAIPHGGGGPGVGPICVAEHLVPFLPTNPIVKVGGEKGITAISAAPYGSALVCLISYGYITMLGTEGLKKVTQQAILNANYMKTRLEEHYAILYTGEKGRAAHEMIVDVREFKEKGIEVTDIAKRLIDYGFHAPTVSFPVAGTLMIEPTESESKEELDKFCDAMASIRQEIENATIENPVNELKNAPHTLALLTADNWDLPYSRQKAAYPLPYVAENKLWPTVRRIDDAYGDRNLICSCAPIEVYMEN, from the coding sequence ATGAAAACAAACGCATTTGCATTAAGACACATTGGTCCTCGTCCTGAGGATATGGCAGAAATGCTTAAAACAGTGAAAGCTGATAGCATCGAACAATTAATCAACGAAACTTTCCCAGACGCAATCCGTCTTAAAGAAGACTTAAACCTTGCTCCTGCAATGACTGAGTATGAGTACTTATCTCACATTCAAGCATTAGGAAACAAAAATAAAATATTCCGTTCTTTCATCGGTTTAGGATATAATGAGGCAGTAGTTCCTGCAGCTATTATCCGTAACGTATTTGAAAACCCAGGATGGTATACAGCTTACACTCCTTACCAAGCTGAAGTAGCTCAAGGTCGTTTAGAAGCTTTATTAAACTTCCAAACTACTGTTATCGAGTTATCAGGTATGGAGATTGCTAATGCTTCATTATTAGATGAGGCTACAGCAGCAGCTGAAGCAATGATCTTATTATTCGACGTAAGAACAAGAGATCAAAAGAAAAACAACGTAGTGAAGTTCTTCGTTTCTGAAGAGATATTACCACAGACTTTATCAGTATTACAGACTCGTGCTACTCCATTTGGTGTAGAGTTAGTAGTAGGTAACCACGAAGAGTTTAACTTCTCAGAAGAATACTTCGGAGCGATCTTACAATACCCTGGTAAACATGGTATCGTAGCTGACTACGCTGACTTTATCAACCAAGCAAAAGCAAAAGACATTAAAGTAGCTGTAGCTGCTGATATTATGTCATTAGTATTATTAACTCCTCCAGGAGAAATGGGAGCTGACGTAGTAGTAGGTACTACTCAACGCTTTGGTATTCCATTAGGATTCGGAGGTCCTCACGCTGCTTTCTTCGCTACTAAAGAAGAATATAAACGTAGTATGCCAGGTCGTATCATCGGAGTATCTAAAGATGCTGATGGTAACTTCGCTCTACGTATGGCTTTACAAACTCGCGAGCAACATATCAAACGTGAGAAAGCTACATCTAATATCTGTACGGCTCAAGTATTATTAGCTGTTATGGCTAGTTTCTACGCTGTTTACCACGGACCTAAAGGATTGACTAATATCGCTTCTTTAATCCATGCTAAAGCAGTAACTGTAGCTACTGAATTAGGTAAATTAGGTATCGAGCAAGTGAACGCTAACTTCTTCGACACAATCTTAGTGAAAGCGGATGCTGCTAAAGTGAAACCTATCGCTGAAGCAAACTCTATTAACTTCAACTATATCAATGCAAACACTATCTCTATCTCATTAAACGAGACTGTAGAATTAGCTGATATTAACGCTATCGTTAATGTATTCGCTCAAGCTACTGGTAAGACAGCTACTGAGGTAACTGCATTAAGCACTGAAGTTAAGTACCAAGATAAACTAAAACGTACTTCTAAGTTCTTAGAGCACGCTGCATTTAACAGCTACCACTCTGAGACTGAGTTAATGCGTTATATCAAAAAATTAGAGCGTAAAGACTTAGCTCTTAACCACTCTATGATCTCTTTAGGTTCTTGTACAATGAAATTGAATGCTGCTGCTGAGATGTTACCATTGAGTAACGCACAGTGGAACAACGTTCACCCATTCGTACCTGCTGACCAAGCACAAGGATACTTAGAGATGTTACACGGATTAGAAGAGAAATTAAATGTGATTACTGGTTTTGCTGGTACTACATTACAACCAAACTCTGGAGCTCAAGGAGAGTACGCTGGTCTTATGGCTATCCGTGCATACCACCACTCTAGAGGAGACTTCCAACGTGATATCGCACTTATTCCTGCTTCTGCACACGGTACTAACCCTGCTTCTGCAGCAATGGCAGGTATGACAGTAGTAGTAACTAAAACTACTCCAGAAGGTAATATAGACGTGGCTGACTTAAAAGCTAAAGCTGAACAATATAAAGACAACTTATCTTGTCTTATGGTTACTTACCCATCTACACATGGTGTATATGAGTCTGCTATCATGGAGATTACTCAAATCATCCACGATAACGGAGGACAAGTATATATGGATGGTGCTAATATGAATGCACAGGTGGCAATCACTAACCCTGCTAATATCGGAGCAGATGTATGTCACTTAAACTTACACAAGACTTTCGCTATCCCTCACGGAGGTGGTGGACCTGGTGTAGGACCTATCTGTGTGGCTGAGCACTTAGTACCATTCTTACCTACTAACCCTATCGTTAAAGTAGGTGGTGAGAAAGGAATCACTGCTATCTCTGCTGCTCCTTATGGATCTGCATTAGTATGTTTAATCTCTTACGGATACATCACTATGTTAGGAACTGAAGGATTGAAGAAAGTAACTCAACAAGCAATCTTAAATGCTAACTACATGAAGACTCGTCTTGAAGAGCACTACGCTATCCTTTATACAGGAGAGAAAGGACGTGCTGCACACGAGATGATCGTTGATGTACGTGAGTTTAAAGAAAAAGGTATTGAAGTAACAGATATCGCTAAACGTCTTATCGACTACGGTTTCCACGCTCCTACAGTATCTTTCCCTGTTGCTGGTACATTAATGATCGAACCAACAGAAAGTGAGAGCAAAGAAGAACTTGACAAATTCTGTGATGCAATGGCTTCTATCCGTCAAGAAATTGAGAATGCAACTATCGAGAACCCTGTAAACGAGCTTAAGAATGCTCCTCACACATTAGCATTATTAACTGCTGATAACTGGGATCTTCCATACTCAAGACAGAAAGCTGCTTACCCACTTCCTTATGTAGCTGAAAACAAATTATGGCCTACTGTACGTCGTATTGACGATGCTTACGGTGACAGAAACTTAATTTGTTCTTGTGCTCCTATCGAAGTTTATATGGAGAACTAA
- a CDS encoding DUF2975 domain-containing protein — MKLKLLTVIFIVLYIANLCVHFRDFQQGYNNAPECHDDKVYTTLIVKQTPSETSDLHLSLTDKKTTGIQIREIKETIEVEVPKQYSNGISNFFIGLLGILTILLFPVIIIVFIKFFKNLYNGNIASNSQIRRLQILAYFQLLLPVLGNIFIYYSNKEQQEVANIYNLNLVKYDYDFSLFIIPLILLLIVEVLKQHLTLKENAELTI, encoded by the coding sequence ATGAAGCTGAAATTACTTACAGTTATATTTATTGTATTATATATAGCCAATCTTTGTGTACACTTTAGAGATTTTCAACAAGGGTATAATAATGCTCCAGAATGTCATGATGATAAAGTGTATACTACTTTGATCGTTAAACAGACTCCTAGTGAAACCTCTGACCTTCATTTATCTCTAACAGATAAAAAAACTACTGGTATACAAATACGTGAAATAAAAGAGACTATTGAAGTAGAAGTTCCTAAACAATATTCGAACGGGATTAGTAATTTCTTCATAGGTTTATTAGGTATCCTTACTATACTCCTTTTCCCAGTTATCATTATTGTATTTATAAAATTCTTTAAAAACTTATATAATGGTAATATAGCATCTAATAGTCAAATAAGACGACTACAAATTCTAGCTTATTTTCAACTACTTCTACCTGTATTAGGGAATATATTTATTTATTATTCAAACAAAGAACAACAAGAAGTAGCTAATATTTATAACCTCAACCTAGTTAAGTATGACTATGATTTTTCGTTATTTATTATTCCTTTAATTCTGTTATTGATTGTTGAAGTATTAAAGCAACATTTAACTTTAAAAGAAAATGCTGAACTAACCATATAA